The following are encoded together in the Bacillus sp. V2I10 genome:
- a CDS encoding kinase-associated lipoprotein B, translated as MREELLIGEIVTGIYKTGKYIGEITNVRPEHYLVKVKAVMKHPLQGDLHMPKEAEVPLFHERRALAEHEQTNIPKSMVRKYEGSIPSYHESLSTAVAELESDLKEDARPWAKMSLEKIQLLKADYFK; from the coding sequence ATGAGAGAAGAACTTCTTATTGGGGAAATCGTGACAGGCATCTATAAAACCGGAAAATATATCGGAGAAATCACAAATGTACGGCCAGAGCATTATTTGGTAAAAGTAAAGGCCGTTATGAAACATCCGCTTCAGGGAGACCTGCATATGCCAAAGGAAGCAGAGGTTCCTCTCTTTCATGAACGCAGAGCCCTTGCAGAGCATGAGCAAACCAATATTCCAAAGAGCATGGTCCGTAAATATGAAGGAAGCATCCCATCTTACCATGAATCTCTTAGCACAGCTGTAGCCGAACTTGAGAGCGATCTTAAAGAAGATGCAAGGCCATGGGCAAAAATGTCACTTGAGAAAATCCAGCTGTTAAAGGCCGATTACTTTAAATAA
- a CDS encoding superoxide dismutase family protein, translating into MKKRIVPAVIFLSFLSGCMEEAPTKLDVELFNASGDSLGTVKISEQAKGVKLELVLEGLPPGEHGFHIHENAKCEAPEFKSAGNHFNPDEKQHGLLHPEGSHAGDLQNLIADENGLVEAEIAAPTVTLKKDAKNSLLMKEGTTLIITELKDDGMTQPSGDSGTRIACGEITEKEGKRPDKKEVKPAEEKQ; encoded by the coding sequence ATGAAAAAACGTATTGTTCCGGCTGTCATATTCCTTTCATTCCTAAGCGGGTGCATGGAAGAGGCACCGACAAAATTAGATGTAGAATTGTTTAATGCAAGCGGAGATTCTCTTGGAACAGTGAAAATCTCCGAACAGGCAAAAGGTGTAAAATTGGAATTGGTCTTAGAGGGTCTTCCTCCTGGAGAGCATGGTTTTCATATTCATGAGAATGCAAAGTGCGAGGCGCCGGAGTTTAAAAGTGCAGGCAATCATTTTAATCCAGATGAAAAGCAGCATGGTCTGCTGCATCCAGAAGGATCTCATGCAGGTGATCTGCAAAACCTGATTGCGGATGAAAATGGGCTTGTTGAGGCGGAAATTGCAGCACCGACTGTGACGCTGAAAAAAGATGCAAAAAACTCTTTATTAATGAAAGAGGGTACAACGCTCATTATTACTGAACTAAAAGACGATGGAATGACTCAGCCATCCGGTGATTCAGGCACACGCATCGCATGCGGTGAAATTACTGAAAAAGAAGGAAAGCGTCCTGATAAGAAGGAAGTAAAGCCTGCAGAAGAAAAACAGTGA
- a CDS encoding histidine kinase dimerization/phospho-acceptor domain-containing protein — MIISGSNTIILVLDWFFLLSAFFIGYIRENAMLRYQIIKNEKFSIISELASSVAHEVRNPLTVVRVFIQLAGQELHENEHKNKDYFELVLSELVDRALYTKGKRNRSWVNCHLFHHPSPKRYYTLSECRWEMNNCHCFFANSIRCSSSSNVSFAYLIN, encoded by the coding sequence ATGATTATCTCCGGAAGCAATACGATAATCTTAGTGCTTGACTGGTTTTTCCTCCTATCCGCTTTTTTTATTGGTTACATTCGTGAAAACGCAATGTTGCGTTATCAGATTATCAAAAACGAAAAGTTCTCCATCATAAGCGAGCTCGCTTCAAGCGTTGCTCATGAAGTCCGCAATCCATTAACGGTAGTGAGGGTTTTTATTCAATTGGCGGGTCAGGAACTGCACGAGAACGAACATAAAAATAAGGACTATTTCGAATTAGTATTATCAGAGCTTGTGGATCGGGCTCTTTACACTAAAGGAAAAAGGAACCGGTCTTGGGTTAACTGTCACCTTTTCCATCATCCATCACCAAAGCGTTACTATACGCTATCAGAGTGCCGTTGGGAAATGAACAACTGTCACTGTTTCTTTGCCAATTCAATCAGATGCTCAAGTAGTTCGAATGTTTCTTTCGCTTATTTAATAAACTGA
- a CDS encoding MalY/PatB family protein yields the protein MNPFDQTTDRYNTQSVKWDYTEEIFGIKNVLPMWVADMDFKAPQEVVAALAERASHGIFGYTSAGFGAKKAVQTWMKKRHNWDITQESIVFSSGVVTALSMAIQSLTEPGDSVLIQSPVYHPFFDMTEKNNRTIVNNQLSLVKGRYEIDFADLEEKLSDPDVKLMLLCSPHNPGGRVWSLDELKKIGELCAVHHVIVVSDEIHSDLMLFGHKHVPFASISKELANLSITCMSPSKTFNLAGLQSSAIIIPNKDLRTKYEDFQKKQGFYTLNTFGITGMEAAYTYGDPWLEELKTYLEGNVNMVTSFIAEKMPALKVIQPDSTYLVWIDCRSLSKTDAELKELLLEKGRLALEEGTKYGPGGEGFVRMNIGCPHSVVLEGLKRLEKAFS from the coding sequence ATGAATCCTTTTGATCAGACAACTGACAGATATAATACTCAATCAGTGAAGTGGGATTATACGGAGGAAATTTTCGGTATTAAAAATGTTCTGCCTATGTGGGTGGCGGATATGGATTTTAAGGCTCCTCAAGAAGTAGTTGCGGCACTTGCAGAGCGGGCATCCCATGGTATTTTCGGCTATACTTCTGCAGGGTTCGGGGCAAAAAAAGCCGTGCAGACGTGGATGAAAAAACGCCACAACTGGGACATTACACAAGAATCGATTGTTTTCAGTTCAGGTGTTGTGACAGCTTTAAGCATGGCCATTCAGTCACTGACAGAGCCTGGTGACAGCGTCCTCATTCAGTCTCCCGTTTACCATCCTTTTTTTGATATGACCGAAAAAAACAATCGCACCATCGTTAATAATCAATTAAGTCTTGTGAAGGGTCGCTATGAAATTGATTTTGCAGATCTTGAAGAAAAGCTTTCAGATCCTGATGTTAAGCTCATGCTGCTTTGCAGCCCCCACAATCCTGGAGGCAGAGTCTGGTCCTTAGATGAATTGAAAAAGATTGGCGAGTTATGTGCCGTCCATCATGTAATCGTGGTATCAGATGAAATTCACTCGGATTTAATGTTATTCGGGCATAAGCACGTGCCTTTTGCCTCCATTTCCAAGGAGCTTGCCAACCTTTCCATCACATGCATGTCACCAAGCAAAACGTTCAATCTTGCAGGTCTGCAATCTTCTGCGATTATCATTCCAAATAAAGATCTTCGGACGAAATATGAGGATTTTCAAAAAAAACAGGGCTTTTATACGCTAAATACATTCGGCATTACAGGTATGGAAGCTGCTTATACTTATGGCGATCCTTGGCTCGAAGAGTTAAAAACATACTTAGAAGGAAACGTAAATATGGTCACTTCCTTTATCGCTGAAAAAATGCCTGCGTTAAAAGTGATTCAGCCAGATTCCACCTACCTCGTTTGGATTGACTGCAGAAGCCTCTCAAAAACAGACGCTGAATTGAAGGAATTACTGCTTGAAAAAGGAAGACTTGCTCTTGAAGAAGGCACAAAATACGGTCCGGGCGGCGAAGGTTTTGTCCGAATGAATATTGGCTGTCCACATTCAGTTGTACTTGAGGGATTAAAACGTCTTGAAAAAGCATTCTCTTAA
- a CDS encoding DUF1871 family protein: MKEANEQMLEILYKWDPLHYGAEAYETEVFDVLQAVHVSEAHSALSRKIQSIYEFSFEEIIPLKECEKIAIELLLIKNNAACER; this comes from the coding sequence ATGAAAGAAGCTAATGAGCAGATGCTCGAAATTTTATATAAGTGGGATCCGTTACATTACGGTGCGGAAGCTTACGAAACAGAAGTATTCGATGTTTTGCAGGCTGTTCATGTTTCAGAAGCGCATTCCGCTTTGTCCAGAAAAATTCAGTCTATTTATGAATTCTCCTTTGAAGAAATTATTCCATTAAAAGAATGTGAAAAAATAGCCATTGAATTGCTTCTTATAAAAAATAATGCAGCTTGTGAACGGTAA
- a CDS encoding alpha/beta fold hydrolase: protein MVIFENKQEFKMKIQGIHVHYELYENPGKPTMVLIHGFLSSTFSYRRLIPYLRNEYRIIAVDLPPFGQSEKSIAFVYSYRNMAKVVIELLKNLQVDDAILVGHSMGGQISLYALKEMPEMFRKVVLLCSSGYMKRSHPSLIFGSYVPYFYLCIKHIMSRQGVRKNLCNVVYDHSLIDQEMMDGYIQPFYDDRIFMALSRMIRDREGDLSADDLRKIETPSLLIWGQEDKVVPVQIGERMNKDLPNSHFFSLKNTGHLVPEERPDFVSERIFEFCV from the coding sequence ATGGTGATTTTTGAAAATAAGCAGGAATTCAAGATGAAGATACAGGGCATTCATGTTCATTACGAGCTCTATGAGAATCCTGGAAAACCTACAATGGTATTGATCCACGGCTTTCTTTCTTCCACATTCAGCTACCGGCGGCTGATCCCATATTTAAGAAATGAGTATCGTATTATTGCGGTTGACCTGCCTCCTTTTGGGCAGTCGGAAAAGTCCATCGCATTTGTTTACTCATACCGCAATATGGCTAAAGTCGTCATTGAGCTTTTAAAAAACCTTCAAGTGGATGACGCCATTCTTGTAGGACATTCGATGGGCGGGCAAATTTCTTTGTACGCTTTAAAAGAAATGCCTGAAATGTTCAGAAAGGTAGTCCTTCTTTGCAGCTCAGGATATATGAAAAGATCTCATCCCTCCCTTATATTCGGTTCATATGTGCCTTATTTCTATCTTTGCATCAAACATATTATGAGCCGGCAGGGAGTAAGGAAAAACCTTTGCAATGTCGTTTATGACCATTCATTGATTGATCAGGAAATGATGGATGGCTATATTCAGCCGTTTTATGATGACCGGATTTTTATGGCTTTATCACGCATGATTCGTGACCGTGAAGGTGATTTATCTGCAGATGATTTAAGGAAAATTGAAACACCGAGCCTGCTTATTTGGGGACAGGAAGATAAAGTCGTTCCCGTACAGATCGGTGAACGCATGAATAAAGATCTTCCAAATTCTCATTTCTTTTCGTTAAAAAATACAGGACATCTAGTTCCAGAAGAGCGTCCTGATTTCGTTTCCGAACGAATTTTCGAATTTTGCGTGTAA
- a CDS encoding Lrp/AsnC family transcriptional regulator: MKLSQKETEILEILEENSRLTPLAIAKMVQLSEEETIETIKRLEELKVIIDYSTTVNWRKVDGHEGVTAMIDVKVAPKRGTGFDAIAERIYRFKEVKSVYLMSGAYDLSVVIEGRSMSEVAHFVSDKLSTLDSVLSTTTHFILKKYKHDGKIYEQDDEDRRIVVSP, translated from the coding sequence ATGAAGCTTTCTCAAAAGGAAACGGAAATACTTGAGATTTTAGAGGAAAACAGCAGACTGACTCCTCTTGCAATTGCCAAAATGGTGCAGCTGTCAGAGGAAGAAACGATTGAAACGATTAAACGCCTTGAAGAATTGAAGGTCATTATTGATTATTCGACAACTGTCAACTGGCGCAAAGTAGATGGTCATGAAGGTGTAACAGCCATGATCGACGTAAAGGTCGCTCCCAAAAGAGGAACAGGTTTTGATGCGATTGCTGAACGAATATACAGATTTAAAGAGGTAAAGTCGGTGTACCTCATGTCTGGGGCTTACGACTTATCGGTTGTGATTGAAGGCAGGTCGATGTCAGAGGTTGCTCATTTTGTTTCAGATAAGCTATCTACTCTTGATTCTGTGCTGTCAACAACGACTCATTTTATTTTGAAAAAATATAAGCATGATGGCAAAATTTACGAGCAGGATGATGAAGACAGACGAATTGTGGTGTCTCCATGA